In Montipora capricornis isolate CH-2021 chromosome 4, ASM3666992v2, whole genome shotgun sequence, a single genomic region encodes these proteins:
- the LOC138045475 gene encoding armadillo repeat-containing protein 1-like isoform X1 gives MTALGVVEHLRNLAADPQNRGTIVKDQGCLAGLVLFLDNGDVNVVLTALEALKFLSELQTNRSKMREEMGMIISLKSIMNKEDYNLRARQLAKEVYQNIIPAVNVASNKKTSASQSFFLGNFNKRAKVVVLQIKGLANQASRKLCEDELVKVKGVISFTFVMNKSRCLVRCKVELSPETLCDAINKTKVLSAQQVVKNERGEEVMLSFGAAPASSCSRGSNSSLPDYLPEDDDGVVISDKAIAKVNGEDKENGWFSSVTTFFSKTLYW, from the exons ATGACTGCTTTAGGAGTGGTTGAACACCTAAGAAACTTGGCTGCTGATCCACAAAACAGAGGAACGATTGTAAAG GATCAAGGTTGTTTGGCTGGATTGGTCTTGTTTCTTGACAATGGAGATGTTAACGTTGTTCTCACTGCCTTAGAG GCCTTGAAATTCCTCTCAGAACTCCAGACCAACCGTTCCAAAATGAGAGAAGAAATGGGAATGATTATCAGTTTAAAAAGCATAATGAATAAAGAAGACTACAACCTAAGAGCTAGGCAATTAGCTAAGGAAGTTTATCAAAATATAATTCCCGCTGTAAATGTTGCTTCAAATAAGAAGACGAG TGCATCTCAATCATTCTTCCTTGGAAATTTcaacaaaagagcaaaagtGGTTGTTCTTCAAATCAAAGGCTTAGCAAACCAG GCTAGCAGAAAGCTGTGTGAAGATGAACTAGTTAAAGTGAAAGGAGTCATCAGTTTTACATTCGTCATGAACAAATCAAGGTGTCTGGTCAGATGTAAGGTAGAGTTGTCACCGGAAACACTGTGTGATGCtatcaacaaaacaaaagttttgtcTGCACAACAAGTGGTCAAGAATGAAAGAGGAGAAGAG GTGATGTTATCCTTCGGTGCAGCACCAGCCAGTAGTTGCAGTAGAGGAAGCAACAGTTCGCTACCTGACTACCTCCCAGAAGATGATGATGGTGTAGTTATTTCAGATAAG GCAATTGCCAAGGTTAATGGAGAGGACAAAGAAAATGGTTGGTTCTCCAGTGTAACAACATTTTTTAGCAAGACGCTGTATTGGTGA
- the LOC138045475 gene encoding armadillo repeat-containing protein 1-like isoform X2 codes for MTALGVVEHLRNLAADPQNRGTIVKDQGCLAGLVLFLDNGDVNVVLTALEALKFLSELQTNRSKMREEMGMIISLKSIMNKEDYNLRARQLAKEVYQNIIPAVNVASNKKTSSASQSFFLGNFNKRAKVVVLQIKGLANQASRKLCEDELVKVKGVISFTFVMNKSRCLVRCKVELSPETLCDAINKTKVLSAQQVVKNERGEEVMLSFGAAPASSCSRGSNSSLPDYLPEDDDGVVISDKAIAKVNGEDKENGWFSSVTTFFSKTLYW; via the exons ATGACTGCTTTAGGAGTGGTTGAACACCTAAGAAACTTGGCTGCTGATCCACAAAACAGAGGAACGATTGTAAAG GATCAAGGTTGTTTGGCTGGATTGGTCTTGTTTCTTGACAATGGAGATGTTAACGTTGTTCTCACTGCCTTAGAG GCCTTGAAATTCCTCTCAGAACTCCAGACCAACCGTTCCAAAATGAGAGAAGAAATGGGAATGATTATCAGTTTAAAAAGCATAATGAATAAAGAAGACTACAACCTAAGAGCTAGGCAATTAGCTAAGGAAGTTTATCAAAATATAATTCCCGCTGTAAATGTTGCTTCAAATAAGAAGACGAG CAGTGCATCTCAATCATTCTTCCTTGGAAATTTcaacaaaagagcaaaagtGGTTGTTCTTCAAATCAAAGGCTTAGCAAACCAG GCTAGCAGAAAGCTGTGTGAAGATGAACTAGTTAAAGTGAAAGGAGTCATCAGTTTTACATTCGTCATGAACAAATCAAGGTGTCTGGTCAGATGTAAGGTAGAGTTGTCACCGGAAACACTGTGTGATGCtatcaacaaaacaaaagttttgtcTGCACAACAAGTGGTCAAGAATGAAAGAGGAGAAGAG GTGATGTTATCCTTCGGTGCAGCACCAGCCAGTAGTTGCAGTAGAGGAAGCAACAGTTCGCTACCTGACTACCTCCCAGAAGATGATGATGGTGTAGTTATTTCAGATAAG GCAATTGCCAAGGTTAATGGAGAGGACAAAGAAAATGGTTGGTTCTCCAGTGTAACAACATTTTTTAGCAAGACGCTGTATTGGTGA